The following coding sequences lie in one Spinacia oleracea cultivar Varoflay chromosome 1, BTI_SOV_V1, whole genome shotgun sequence genomic window:
- the LOC130465652 gene encoding uncharacterized protein — protein MKSREDWLVDGDKNTPYFHKSVLIRRKKNKNISLNSEVGEAISDPIKLADHIKSYFEKLFTSSFVSSNAIWNPIPIDVLPRGITLSASAIPIECEIWKVVSKMGAFKAPGPDGYHSFFYKKFWETIRGDLVPFIQSIFRKREVIANRLRSSLPKRISPNHNSFLPGRGTETNVIIANEVLHSMRARKGRRGWFILKLDLEKANDKLEWSFIRSSLMLYGLDESSVKIIMSCITSVSSSILVNGIPTDSFSPSRGIRQGDPLTPYIFIICMEVLSHMIHLAVQDLKWTPFKMGRRRVPVSHLLFADDILLVGEVSNDNTQTLLGILEDFCQLSGQSISVEKSRVLFSKNTPTLDCGMFCNALSIKETADLNPYLGFPISGTRPTRSSVNFIMTKIIGKLASWKTNFLSKAGRLCLISSVINTMPSYYFQCLMLPEAVLKEINSTMARFLWGKGKDQRGIHLINWDKISSPKDEGGLGIRQLISGPLNVGEETLSLDQVLNSGEWNFSILSFEIPSCISNLCLAISVPRKSSIIEDFVYSTFSLQGKFDFKKVLGICKKSNPPHPDPLGWIWRIDSIPKIKFFTWLAFHDRLPHRKTLFVRHMISSDVCMCCQNVTEDSIHILRDCPKAREVWEHFGISTNFFTTPLHQWIQSNLTHPPPPPHNQITLPWRTLFPSIIWTLWKRRNSIIFQQTQPTVESCVLEAQALAWELHTSRNTLPSTSHSSVSVPRWSPPPLHFLMLNCDTSFINIGEVCSVAGVFRDHLGEWILGFQQQCRLQSVLMGELFAICTGLKISKERGWPKVILSTDSQQALQRLGDSQVVDANLHLTNQCRDLLRDLPDVEVVFAPRSTNKVADRLAKMGRTDVIDRPNLVYFEHPPGYFMDVILEDKPP, from the exons ATGAAATCCAGAGAGGATTGGCTTGTGGATGGTGATAAAAATACACCCTATTTTCATAAATCAGTGCTAATTAGaaggaaaaagaataaaaatatttCTCTCAATTCAGAAGTGGGGGAAGCAATTTCTGATCCTATTAAGCTTGCTGATCACATTAAGAGTTATTTTGAAAAACTATTCACCTCCTCTTTTGTCTCCTCTAATGctatttggaatcctattcccATAGATGTGCTCCCTAGAGGCATCACCCTATCTGCGAGTGCAATTCCTATTGAATGTGAAATTTGGAAGGTAGTCTCCAAGATGGGTGCTTTCAAAGCACCGGGGCCAGATGGGTACCACTCTTTTTTCTATAAGAAATTCTGGGAAACTATCAGAGGTGACCTAGTTCCCTTCATTCAATCCATTTTTAGAAAGCGCGAG GTCATTGCCAATAGACTCCGCTCTTCTCTTCCTAAAAGAATTTCTCCCAATCATAATAGTTTTCTCCCAGGAAGGGGTACTGAGACTAATGTGATTATTGCTAATGAGGTACTTCACTCCATGAGGGCTAGAAAAGGAAGGAGAGGCTGGTTTATATTAAAGTTGGATCTTGAGAAAGCTAATGATAAGCTTGAATGGAGTTTTATTAGGAGTTCTTTGATGCTTTATGGATTAGATGAGTCATCTGTTAAAATCATTATGAGTTGTATCACTTCTGTGTCCTCCTCGATTTTAGTGAATGGGATCCCAACTGATTCTTTCTCTCCCTCTAGAGGGATTAGGCAAGGAGACCCCCTTACCCCCTATATTTTCATAATCTGTATGGAAGTGCTTTCTCACATGATCCACCTTGCGGTTCAAGATCTTAAATGGACTCCCTTTAAGATGGGTAGAAGGAGAGTGCCCGTTTCTCATTTACTTTTTGCTGATGATATCCTTTTAGTGGGTGAAGTTAGCAATGATAATACTCAGACTCTCCTAGGTATCCTTGAGGACTTCTGTCAATTGTCTGGTCAATCTATAAGTGTTGAGAAGAGCAGAGTcctgttttccaaaaatactcCAACTCTTGACTGTGGAATGTTTTGTAATGCCCTCTCAATTAAGGAAACCGCGGATCTGAATCCCTATCTTGGTTTCCCTATCTCAGGTACTAGACCCACTAGATCCTCTGTGAATTTCATTATGACCAAAATCATAGGCAAATTAGCTTCCTGGAAAACAAATTTCTTATCAAAAGCAGGGAGGCTTTGCCTAATTTCCTCAGTTATTAACACCATGCCTAGCTACTACTTCCAATGCCTTATGCTTCCTGAAGCCGTTCTTAAAGAAATAAATAGTACTATGGCAAGATTCTTGTGGGGAAAGGGTAAAGACCAGAGGGGGATCCACCTTATCAACTGGGATAAGATCTCAAGTCCTAAAGATGAAGGGGGATTAGGTATAAG ACAGCTTATAAGTGGACCGCTCAATGTTGGGGAGGAAACTTTGTCCCTTGATCAAGTCTTGAATAGTGGGGAGTGGAACTTCTCCATTCTCTCCTTTGAGATTCCTAGTTGTATTTCCAACCTGTGTCTTGCGATTTCTGTTCCTAGGAAAAGTAGCATTATTGAGGATTTTGTGTATTCCACCTTCTCTCTTCAGGGAAAATTTGATTTCAAAAAGGTGTTGGGTATTTGCAAAAAGAGTAACCCACCACATCCAGACCCGTTGGGATGGATATGGAGGATTGATTCAattccaaaaataaagttttttacTTGGTTGGCTTTCCATGATCGTCTCCCGCACAGGAAGACTCTTTTTGTTAGACATATGATAAGTTCTGATGTTTGCATGTGTTGTCAAAATGTCACTGAGGATTCAATTCACATCCTTAGAGATTGTCCTAAAGCTAGGGAAGTTTGGGAGCACTTTGGTATTTCGACCAATTTTTTTACCACCCCCTTGCATCAATGGATTCAATCTAACCTTACCCATCCGCCCCCTCCCCCTCACAATCAAATTACCCTACCATGGAGAACTCTCTTCCCATCCATCATATGGACGTTGTGGAAGAGAAGAAACTCCATAATTTTCCAACAAACGCAACCCACTGTGGAGAGTTGTGTTCTGGAAGCCCAAGCTTTAGCTTGGGAATTGCACACTTCCAGAAATACACTCCCCTCCACCTCTCACTCATCTGTTTCAGTCCCACGGTGGTCCCCCCCTCCCTTACATTTCCTTATGCTTAATTGTGATACGTCTTTTATCAATATTGGTGAAGTATGTAGCGTTGCAGGAGTCTTTAGGGATCATTTGGGAGAATGGATCTTGGGTTTCCAACAACAATGTCGGCTGCAATCTGTGCTTATGGGAGAGTTATTTGCAATCTGCACAGGGCTGAAAATCAGTAAAGAAAGAGGATGGCCGAAAGTGATCCTAAGTACAGATTCACAGCAAGCCTTACAACGCTTAGGAGATTCTCAAGTGGTTGATGCTAATCTTCATTTAACTAATCAATGCAGGGACCTCTTGCGGGACCTTCCGGATGTTGAAGTGGTCTTTGCTCCAAGAAGCACTAACAAGGTGGCGGATAGGTTGGCGAAAATGGGTCGCACGGATGTAATAGATAGGCCTAATCTAGTGTATTTTGAACACCCTCCGGGGTACTTTATGGATGTAATTTTGGAGGATAAACCCCCTTGA